In Lepus europaeus isolate LE1 chromosome 23, mLepTim1.pri, whole genome shotgun sequence, a single genomic region encodes these proteins:
- the C23H22orf31 gene encoding uncharacterized protein C22orf31 homolog, translated as MGRQCGAPGRGPGEKGQRGEPGAAMGAGRGARMWPRPGRSAAPPRPAFLSAATAPASRGPARLRGEARGAEPARGGFSYGSRRKRSGDAQRDRSGRCARRFQVPGPGLASAGLRAARRRRERLPSCADSPRPEPRPVLACLAVEENARRGNPQRQSQGRRKASLPPFGKYLARNASGAEIAAPNETGPRLLELAFSHPVYVRRDPSLLTYGLRQCILLNTRFQDCYVDSPALTSSWANQNINAPAPGTASCWEVVQDPLIASSFSLVKLVLRRQLEDKRFPVPCKLGEAKPRRRLKPKDNSVTKVTPRVRIRNSIRSRSKQPAERLPSSRGCRRPAGGIGESKESSKQKQAEVRQDLQDRYAEHVAATQVLPRDSRTAAWKGWALLPEAQRRLPPSEDMLTIHGLPAEGYRALYHAVVEPLLWNPSGTPKRYSLELGKTIKQKLWEALCGQSTGPEGAHEDPMLGRKWLGVHEEPGPKKWPKLKCKK; from the exons aTGGGCCGTCAGTGCGGGGCCCCGGGGCGCGGCCCGGGGGAGAAGGGGCAGCGCGGGGAGCCGGGGGCGGCCATGGGAGCGGGACGCGGGGCTCGAAtgtggccccgccccggccgctcggccgccccgccccggcccgccttCCTCAGCGCCGCCACCGCCCCGGCGAGCCGGGGGCCCGCCCGGCTGCGCGGCGAGGCCCGGGGGGCGGAGCCT GCGAGAGGGGGATTTTCCTACGGCTCCCGCCGAAAGCGCAGCGGTGACGCCCAGCGGGACAGGTCTGGGCGGTGCGCCCGGCGCTTTCAAGTCCCCGGTCCCGGGCTTGCAAGTGCGGGCCTGCGCGCGGCTCGGCGGCGGCGGGAACGGCTGCCCTCGTGTGCCGACTCGCCGCGCCCAGAGCCGCGGCCTGTCCTGG CATGTCTTGCCGTCGAAGAGAATGCACGGAGAGGGAACCCCCAGCGACAAAGCCAAGGGCGGAGGAAGGCGAGCCTTCCTCCATTCGGCAAATATTTGGCCAGGAACGCGTCGGGCGCTGAGATCGCCGCTCCCAACGAGACAGGCCCACGCCTCCTGGAACTGGCATTCAGT CATCCAGTCTACGTGAGACGAGACCCCAGCCTCCTCACCTACGGGCTCCGCCAGTGTATCTTACTGAACACGAGGTTCCAGGACTGCTACGTGGACTCGCCAGCTCTCACCAGCAGCTGGGCGAATCAGAACATCAACGCGCCAGCCCCAGGTACCGCCTCCTGCTGGGAAGTTGTCCAGGACCCGCTAATTGCCAGTTCATTCTCTTTGGTTAAGCTGGTGCTCAGGCGGCAACTGGAAGATAAACGCTTCCCAGTACCATGCAAGCTTGGAGAAGCGAAACCCAGGAGGAGATTAAAGCCCAAGGACAATTCGGTGACGAAAGTCACCCCGCGGGTCAGGATAAGAAACTCCATCCGTTCCAGAAGCAAGCAGCCAGCAGAGCGGCTGCCAAGTTCACGAGGGTGCAGGAGGCCTGCAGGAGGCATTGGAGAG AGTAAAGAGAGTTCAAAGCAGAAACAGGCAGAGGTCCGCCAAGATCTCCAGGACAGATATGCAGAGCATGTGGCCGCCACCCAAGTGCTACCTCGGGACAGCCGGACGGCAGCCTGGAAGGGCTGGGCGCTGCTTCCAGAAGCCCAGAGGAGGCTGCCGCCGTCGGAGGACATGCTGACCATCCACGGCCTCCCCGCCGAGGGCTACCGGGCTCTGTACCACGCTGTGGTGGAACCCCTGCTGTGGAATCCTTCGGGAACCCCCAAGAGGTacagcctggagctgggcaagACCATTAAGCAGAAGCTTTGGGAGGCCCTGTGcggccagagcactggccctgaaGGTGCGCACGAGGACCCGATGCTGGGCAGGAAGTGGCTGGGTGTCCACGAGGAGCCTGGGCCCAAGAAGTGGCCCAAGTTAAAGTGCAAAAAATAG